The DNA segment ACGTGATGGTCGAGCAGGTCGTACGCCTGGCCAAGCCGCACGGCCGCACGGCGGACTGACCGGTCCTCGCGCCGACGATGGGCAACCGCCTCTCGAAGATCTACACCCGCACCGGCGACGACGGCAGCACCGGTCTGGGCGATGGCACGCGCGTGGGCAAGGACTCGGCGCGCGTCACCGCCTACGGCACGGTGGACGAAGCCAATTCGGCGATCGGCGTGTTGCTGGCCGTCCCCAGCGTGGCGGAAGACATCCGCGCGCTGCTGACCACGGTGCAGCACCAGTTGTTCGACCTGGGAGGCGAGCTGTGCATCCCCGGCCATGCCGCCATCACCGGCGAGGACGTGGACGCGCTCGAGCGCCAGCTGGACCACTACAACGACGACCTGCCGCCGCTGAAGGATTTCATCCTGCCGGCCGGCGGTGAAGCTGCCTCCCGCTGCCACCTGGCGCGCACCATCGTGCGTCGCGCCGAGCGCGAGACGGTGACCCTGGCCCGCCACGACGCGGTGCGGCCGGAGGCCATCCGCTACCTCAACCGTCTGTCCGACCTGCTGTTCGTGCTGGCCCGCGTGCTGGCCCGCGCCGACGGCCATGGCGAGGTGCTCTGGAAACACGAGCGGCGGCACGCCCCGCGCTGACCTCGTGATCATCTTCACCCACCCCGCCTGCCTGGCCCACGATCCCGGACCCGAACATCCGGAGCGCCCGGCGCGGCTCGAGGTGGTGCTGGACGTGCTTCGCCGCGAACACGGCGACGTCGAGTGGCGCGAGGCGCCCATCGCCAAGCTGGGCGACCTCCGCCGCGTGCACGACGAAACCCTCGTCAACGAGGTACTGGAGACCGACGTCGCGGGCTACCGGATGCTGGACCCCGATACGGTCATGTGCGCGGCCTCGCCCGCTGCCGCACTGCGTGCCGCCGGTGCCGGCGTCGCGGCCGTCGATGCGGTGATGAATGGCGACACGTCCACGGCCTTCTGTGCGGTGCGCCCTCCGGGCCACCACGCCACCAGCGGCACGGCGATGGGCTTCTGCCTGTTCAACAACATCGCCGTGGCGGCCGCCTATGCCTGCGACCGCCATGGGTTGGAACGCGTGGCCGTCGTGGATTTCGACGTCCACCACGGCAACGGCACCCAGGCGATCTTCTACAACGACCCGCGCGTGGCCTATTTCAGCAGCCACGAGTCGGGCATCTACCCGCACAGTGGTGCCCCTTATGAGCGCGGCGCCGGCAACGTATTCAACGCACTGCTGCCGCCGGGCAGCGGCGGGTTCCGTTTCCAGAATACCTGGGCGGACGAGTTGCTGCCTGCGCTGGACGACTTCAAGCCGCAACTGCTGCTGATCTCCGCCGGCTTCGACGCGCACATGCGCGACCCGCTGGCCGACCTGATGCTGGAGACCGAGGACTTCGGTTGGCTGACCCGCCAGCTGCGCACCCTGGCGCAGCGACATGCCGGCGGCCGCGTGGTCTCCATGCTGGAGGGCGGCTACGATCTGGACGCCCTTCGGGACTCCGTGGCTGCCCACGTCGACGAACTCCGCTGAGCCCACGGACGCCGTACCTTCGAGCTCGCTGAACCCTGACCGACACCACTCCGCCTGCCTTCATTGCCCGCATGCAGGGGATGGGGCAAGCTAACGACCGTTTTTAACCTGCCAGCGAGCCCAGCACCGCGTGCGTCCTGTCCTCCGCCTGCTCCCGTTGCCCTTCAGCATCGCCCTGTGCCTGCCGGCGCTGGCTGACGATGAGAAGCCCGAAAGCTGGGCCCTGTGCCCGGTCCAGGACGTGATCCCGGTTTTCAGCGAGGCGCCGCAGCCCGCAGCGGGCAGCAGCGCCCAGGCGAAGCGCGAGCAGCGGGCGGAACAGCCCACCTCGATCGAGGGCGACCAGCTGTCCGGCACCGAGGCGAACCCCGAGTACAGTGGCGCCGTGCAGCTCACCCGGGGCGACCAGTTCCTGGGGGCCGACAACCTGAAGTACGACCAGGAAAAGGACACCTACGTCGCCGACGGGCACATCCGCTACCAGGATGCCGGCATCCGCCTGGTGGCAGACAGCGCGCGTGGCGACCAGGGCGCCGATTCGCACCAGATCGACAACGTGCGCTATCAGTTGGTCTCGCGGCGCGGCAACGGTGGCGCGGACCGCATCGACATGAAGGGTGCCGAAGGCAGCCTGCAGCATTCCACCTATTCCACCTGCGATCCCCAGGACCGCCGGTGGGAGTTGCGCTCGCGCCGCATCGACATCAACACCGACGACGGCTGGGGCGTGGCACGTGGCGCAACGATCCGGCTCGGCAAGGTGCCTGTGCTGTACGTGCCCTACCTGAAGTTCCCGATCGACGACCAGCGCCACACCGGCCTGCTGTATCCGGCGGTCGGCCTGTCGGGACGGAATGGTTTCGACTGGAAGCAGCCGATCTACCTCAACCTGGCACCGAACTACGACGCGACGCTGGAACCGCGTTACATGAGCGAGCGCGGGTTCCAGATGGGCGCGGAGTTCCGCTACCTCTACGAGAAGGGTCGTGGTGAGATCCAGGGCACCTGGATGACCAAGGACGACCTGGTCCGTGACCGCATGAACGATGCGGACTACGACGAGGACAATCCGAACAACCCTGATCCCGACGACGGCCGCGGCTTCTTTGCGTTCGAAGGCGAGCACCGTTTCAATCGGAACTGGCAGGCCCGTGCCAACCTCATCTGGCTGAGCGACGCGCGCTACCAGGAGGACTTCGGCAATTCGCTGTACGGGCAGGCGTACTCCTCGGTGACGAGTACCGCGGGCGTCTACGGCGCGGGCGAATTCTGGAGCGCCGGCCTGATGGCCGACCACTGGCAGCTCTCGGACTACCTGAGCAGCGAAGCCTCGCTGCCCTACAACCGGCTGCCCCGCGTCTACCTCAACTGGAACCAGCCGCTGAGCCGCTGGATCAGCGTGGGTGGACATGCCGAAGCCGTGAAGTTCCAGCACGATGAGCATCCCGGCGGCAGCCGCCTGGACATCAAACCCACCATCTCCTTCCCGTTGCAGGGCGCAGCCTGGTACGTCACGCCCACTCTGGCCTATCGGCATACCGAGTATCGGCTCGACCCCGAATTGGCCCAGACCACGGCAATAGATCGTGCGCGCGCCGCTTACGGCATTCCGGCAAATCAGCCCGTGAGCGCGGCGCAGATCGCCGAGTTCTACGACCGTTCGCCCAGCCGCAGCCTGCCGATCGGTTCGCTGGACGCAGGCGTGTATTTCGACCGCGAGACCGAGATCAAGGGCGACCGTTTCCTGCAGACGCTGGAACCGCGGCTCTTCTACCTCAACGCGCCGTACCGCGAGCAGGATGGGCTGCCGATCTTCGATACACGGCCCTTCAACTTCAGTTACGGCCAATTGTTCCGCGACAACCGCTACACCGGCCCCGATCGCCAGACCGATGCGAACCAGCTGACCTTGGCACTGACCACCCGCCTGCTGCGGCAGAAGGATGGCTTCGAGCGCTTGTCGGCCAGCATCGGTCAGATCCGATACTTCGACGACAGCCGCGTGGTCCTGCCAGGTGAAGTGCCGCTGGAACAGGGCAAGTCGGCCTGGGTCGTGGACGCCAACTACGCACCCACGGACCGCTGGACTATCGGTGCCTCCTACCAGTGGGACCCGAAGTTCCGTCGCGAAGATCTGGCCAGCGTCCGTGCCCGCTACCTGCTGCCGGACGACGGCGTGGTCAACATCACCTATAGGCGCCGCCGCGACCTGCTGGAACAGGCCGATTTCTCGTTCCTGTACCCGGTCACGCCCTCCTGGAGCGTCGTGGGCCGCTACTACCACTCGTTCTATCGCGATGCGGCCACCGACCAGGAACCCGGCCTGCTGGAAGGCGTCGCCGGCGTCCAGTGGGACAGCTGCTGCCTCGCCGTCCGCGCCCTCGTGCGCCGTTACGTGCGCAATCGCGAGGGTGAAATGAACACGGGCTTCCAGGTCGAGTTCGTCCTGAAGGGCCTGGGCTCGGCCGGCCAGGACACGGAGCGCACCTTGCGCCGTGCTATCCTCGGCTATTACCGAGACGATCTCTATCTCGTCCCGCCTAGCAATATCGCGCAGCGACCGGACGACACCTCTTACGCTCCGGATCCGATTCCATGAACAAGCCGATTTCCCGCCTTCTGGTCGCCAGTCTGCTGGCCTTTTCAACGGCCATCACCCCAGCGTTGGCGCAGAACCTGCAGCCGCTGGATCGCATTGCAGCGGTCGTCAACGAAGATGTGGTGCTGCAGAGCGAACTTGATCGCGCGGTGCAGAACGTGATGTCCCAGTACGCCGATCAGCCCGGCCAGTTGCCGCCCCGTGCGGTGCTGGAGCGACAGGTGCTCGAGCGACTCGTGCTGGTGAAGCTGCAGGTCGCACGTGCTGCCGAAAGCGGCATTCGCATCGGCGATGCCGACCTCAACAACGCCGTCAACGCAGTCGCCCAGCAGAACGGCACCACACCGGATGGCCTGCGCCAGCGTCTGGAAGCCGATGGCATGTCGTTTGCCGAATTCCGCAGCTCGCTGCGCGACGAGATCACGATCCAGCGTCTGCGCCAGAGCTATGCGCAGAGCCGCGTGCAGGTGAGCGAGGGTGAAGTCGATGCGGCGATCGCGGCCCAGACCGCCACCGGCGCGCAGTACCATCTGGCGCACATCCTGGTGGCGCTGCCCGATGGCGCCAATGCCGAGCAGATCAGCACCGGCAAGGGCAAGGTCGATGGCATCAAGGCGTTGATCGACAAAGGCGAGCTGGATTTCTCCGCTGCCGCTGTCCGTTATTCCGACAGCCCGAACGCCCTGGAAGGTGGTGACTTGGGCTGGCGCAGCGTGGACGAGATCCCGACGGTCTTCGTTGAGCTTCTGAAAGGCATGAGCCCAGGCCAGGTGGTCGGCCCGATGCGCGGCCCCAGCGGCTTCCAGCTGCTCAAGCTGGTGGAAGTACGTGATGCCGCCCAGGCTGAGAAGCGCAACGTCACCGAATACCATGCTCGCCACATCCTCGTCCGCATCACGCCTACACAGGACGTCGCTGCGGCGAAGGCCAAGATCGACACCCTGCGCGCGCGCATCGCCGGTGGCGCCGAGTTCGCCGCGGTGGCGAAGGAATCCACCGAGGACGCGAACAGCCGTGATGACGGCGGCGACCTGGGCTGGTTCCCCGTTGACGCCTTCGGTCCCGCATTCGGCCAGGAAGTGACCGGCCTGCAGGATGGACAGGTCAGCGCGCCCTTCCGCACCGATGCCGGCTGGCACATCGTGCAACGCATGGAAACGCGCCAGACCGACGTGACAGACCAGAACCGCCGCGCACAGGTCCGCGAGACCATTGGTCGCCGCAAGGCCGAGGACGAGTACAACCGTTACCTGCAGGAATTGCGCGGCGAAGCCTACGTCAGCTTCCGCACCGGTGACCGCGCCGGGACCACGCCGGGCAGCTGACATGCTGCCTCGGCTCGCGCTGGTGCCGGGCGAGCCGGCAGGCATCGGCCCTGAGCTTTGCATCAGGCTGGCCCAGCAGCCGCGCACCGACTGCACCCTGCTCGCGTTCGCGGACGCGGCCACGCTGACCTCGGCCGCTGAGGCCCTGGGGCTACCCCTGCAGCTGATCGAAGCGGACGCCGTCGCTACGCGTCCTGGCGACTTGCGATTGCGGCCCGTTCCAAACGCTGCGTCGAGTACCTTCGGCCTCACCGATCCACGCAATGCGCGCGCGGTCATCGACGCGCTGACGCGCGCAGCCAGCGCCTGCCTAGGCGGCGAACTCGATGGCCTGGTCACTGGCCCCGTGCACAAGGCCGCCATCAACGCCGGCGGCATCGCCTACAGCGGCACGACCGAGCTGCTTGCCGAACAGGCCGGCCTGCCGGTGGTCATGATGCTGGCGAACGAGATCGTCCGCGTGGCGTTGGCCACCACCCACCTTCCGCTCCGCGATGTGCCGGATGCCATCACGGCTAGCGCGCTGGAAGAAGTGCTGCGCATCACCGACCGCGCACTGCGCACCGACTTCGGTATCGTCCAGCCGACACTCGCCGTGCTTGGGCTCAACCCGCACGCCGGCGAGGCGGGGCATCTGGGACGCGAGGAGATCGAGGTCATCGAGCCCGTCCTGCATGCGCTGCGGGCGGATGGCCTGGATCTCATCGGCCCCTTGCCGGCCGATACCGCCTTCCTCCCGCAAAAACTGAGCGGCTTCGATGCCGTGGTGGCGATGTATCACGACCAAGGGCTGCCCGTGCTCAAGTACAGCGGCTTCGAGCAGGCCGTGAACCTGACGCTCGGCCTGCCCTATCCACGCGTGGCCGTTGACCACGGCACGGCACTCGATCTCGCCGGCAAGGGCATCGCCGACCCGTCCAGCCTGTTCGCTGCCGTGGCCACCTGCGCGCGCATCGCGGCGACCCGCCGCGCGCGCTGACGCACGCCAATGCCGCGCGGCCTGCGGCGTTCCCGCATAATCCGCGCATGTCGCATTTCAAGGCTCCCCCCAAGAAGGCCCTCGGCCAGCACTTCCTGACCGATC comes from the Pseudoxanthomonas sp. YR558 genome and includes:
- the pdxA gene encoding 4-hydroxythreonine-4-phosphate dehydrogenase PdxA, which translates into the protein MLPRLALVPGEPAGIGPELCIRLAQQPRTDCTLLAFADAATLTSAAEALGLPLQLIEADAVATRPGDLRLRPVPNAASSTFGLTDPRNARAVIDALTRAASACLGGELDGLVTGPVHKAAINAGGIAYSGTTELLAEQAGLPVVMMLANEIVRVALATTHLPLRDVPDAITASALEEVLRITDRALRTDFGIVQPTLAVLGLNPHAGEAGHLGREEIEVIEPVLHALRADGLDLIGPLPADTAFLPQKLSGFDAVVAMYHDQGLPVLKYSGFEQAVNLTLGLPYPRVAVDHGTALDLAGKGIADPSSLFAAVATCARIAATRRAR
- a CDS encoding histone deacetylase family protein, coding for MIIFTHPACLAHDPGPEHPERPARLEVVLDVLRREHGDVEWREAPIAKLGDLRRVHDETLVNEVLETDVAGYRMLDPDTVMCAASPAAALRAAGAGVAAVDAVMNGDTSTAFCAVRPPGHHATSGTAMGFCLFNNIAVAAAYACDRHGLERVAVVDFDVHHGNGTQAIFYNDPRVAYFSSHESGIYPHSGAPYERGAGNVFNALLPPGSGGFRFQNTWADELLPALDDFKPQLLLISAGFDAHMRDPLADLMLETEDFGWLTRQLRTLAQRHAGGRVVSMLEGGYDLDALRDSVAAHVDELR
- a CDS encoding cob(I)yrinic acid a,c-diamide adenosyltransferase: MGNRLSKIYTRTGDDGSTGLGDGTRVGKDSARVTAYGTVDEANSAIGVLLAVPSVAEDIRALLTTVQHQLFDLGGELCIPGHAAITGEDVDALERQLDHYNDDLPPLKDFILPAGGEAASRCHLARTIVRRAERETVTLARHDAVRPEAIRYLNRLSDLLFVLARVLARADGHGEVLWKHERRHAPR
- the lptD gene encoding LPS assembly protein LptD, whose protein sequence is MRPVLRLLPLPFSIALCLPALADDEKPESWALCPVQDVIPVFSEAPQPAAGSSAQAKREQRAEQPTSIEGDQLSGTEANPEYSGAVQLTRGDQFLGADNLKYDQEKDTYVADGHIRYQDAGIRLVADSARGDQGADSHQIDNVRYQLVSRRGNGGADRIDMKGAEGSLQHSTYSTCDPQDRRWELRSRRIDINTDDGWGVARGATIRLGKVPVLYVPYLKFPIDDQRHTGLLYPAVGLSGRNGFDWKQPIYLNLAPNYDATLEPRYMSERGFQMGAEFRYLYEKGRGEIQGTWMTKDDLVRDRMNDADYDEDNPNNPDPDDGRGFFAFEGEHRFNRNWQARANLIWLSDARYQEDFGNSLYGQAYSSVTSTAGVYGAGEFWSAGLMADHWQLSDYLSSEASLPYNRLPRVYLNWNQPLSRWISVGGHAEAVKFQHDEHPGGSRLDIKPTISFPLQGAAWYVTPTLAYRHTEYRLDPELAQTTAIDRARAAYGIPANQPVSAAQIAEFYDRSPSRSLPIGSLDAGVYFDRETEIKGDRFLQTLEPRLFYLNAPYREQDGLPIFDTRPFNFSYGQLFRDNRYTGPDRQTDANQLTLALTTRLLRQKDGFERLSASIGQIRYFDDSRVVLPGEVPLEQGKSAWVVDANYAPTDRWTIGASYQWDPKFRREDLASVRARYLLPDDGVVNITYRRRRDLLEQADFSFLYPVTPSWSVVGRYYHSFYRDAATDQEPGLLEGVAGVQWDSCCLAVRALVRRYVRNREGEMNTGFQVEFVLKGLGSAGQDTERTLRRAILGYYRDDLYLVPPSNIAQRPDDTSYAPDPIP